The Nocardia higoensis genome has a segment encoding these proteins:
- a CDS encoding SDR family oxidoreductase → MTYLVTGATGFIGRFLVPALLRRDGDIHVLIRPGDAAAERFARCAAEWDGGERVRPVVGDLAEPGPTIDPAWVDEHRGTIAHVFHLATTIDHIGNADTDPEHLAALDPAATRRVVELARALEADRLHHLSTVDVSGDHRGPFTESMLDTCQHLTPRQRGRYESERVIRASGLDWRIYRPAIVIGHSRTGEVDESDVGTGRFFELLRRAGQLPRLLPVLVPQLGETNMVPVDFVAEALDHIAHSPAPAHSTFHLTDPARVRAVDALNLFADEAGAPHLVEVMGKNTLRKVLRMPGMQRMLPSVGLPEDALEHSEFGCWFDCANTTAALAGTGITVPPLADYAPRIWKTWNELATVR, encoded by the coding sequence ATGACATACCTGGTCACCGGCGCCACCGGGTTCATCGGCCGCTTCCTCGTTCCCGCGTTGCTGCGCCGCGACGGTGATATCCATGTCCTGATCCGGCCGGGCGACGCGGCTGCCGAGCGCTTCGCCCGCTGCGCCGCCGAATGGGACGGCGGCGAACGCGTCCGCCCGGTCGTGGGAGATCTCGCCGAGCCGGGCCCGACGATCGATCCGGCCTGGGTGGACGAGCATCGCGGGACGATCGCGCACGTCTTCCACCTCGCCACCACGATCGACCACATAGGCAACGCGGACACCGATCCCGAGCATCTCGCCGCCCTCGATCCGGCCGCGACCCGGCGCGTGGTGGAGCTGGCCCGAGCACTCGAGGCCGATCGGCTGCACCACCTTTCGACCGTTGACGTCTCCGGCGATCATCGCGGCCCGTTCACCGAGAGCATGCTCGACACCTGTCAGCACCTGACTCCCCGGCAGCGCGGGCGCTACGAGTCCGAGCGGGTGATCCGCGCGAGCGGGCTGGACTGGCGCATCTACCGACCGGCCATCGTGATCGGCCATTCCCGCACCGGCGAGGTCGACGAGTCCGACGTGGGCACCGGGCGGTTCTTCGAACTGCTGCGCCGCGCCGGGCAACTGCCGCGCCTGCTGCCGGTGCTCGTGCCGCAACTGGGCGAAACCAACATGGTCCCGGTCGATTTCGTCGCCGAAGCTCTCGACCACATCGCCCACTCCCCCGCACCCGCCCACAGCACCTTCCACCTGACCGATCCAGCCCGCGTACGCGCGGTGGACGCCCTGAACCTGTTCGCCGACGAAGCGGGCGCACCCCACCTGGTCGAGGTCATGGGCAAGAACACCCTGCGCAAAGTGCTGCGCATGCCCGGCATGCAGCGAATGCTGCCTAGCGTCGGACTGCCCGAGGACGCGCTGGAGCACAGCGAGTTCGGCTGCTGGTTCGACTGCGCGAATACCACCGCCGCCCTCGCGGGCACCGGCATCACGGTGCCACCGCTGGCCGACTACGCGCCGCGCATCTGGAAGACCTGGAACGAACTCGCCACCGTGCGGTGA
- a CDS encoding enoyl-CoA hydratase-related protein: MSNTDSATEAPAPARFSAVKDGTILRVTITNPKRKNAISYDTLVALGDTFLEVAQDTSVRAIVLSGEAGDFSTGADLSSSAAEAQRGITPEQIMDAANRLVRAIVDAPVPVIAKVTGAAAGVGVGIALAADLVYAAEDSYLLLAFINIGLMPDGGAAALVAAAAGRPLAAKMALLGERLPAAEAHKAGLFTAVLPADELDAAVEAVAAKVAAGPRRALELTKRALNQSTLATLDETLAAEKTGQSELLQSPDFVEGATAMLTKRKPVFGD, from the coding sequence ATGAGCAACACCGATTCCGCGACCGAGGCTCCGGCCCCGGCCCGCTTCTCGGCGGTCAAGGACGGCACGATCCTGCGCGTCACGATCACCAACCCGAAGCGCAAGAATGCCATCAGCTACGACACCTTGGTGGCGCTCGGCGATACTTTCCTCGAGGTCGCGCAGGATACCTCGGTGCGCGCGATCGTCCTCAGCGGCGAGGCGGGCGACTTCAGCACCGGTGCCGACCTGTCCTCCTCGGCCGCCGAAGCGCAGCGCGGCATCACTCCCGAGCAGATCATGGACGCGGCCAACCGCCTCGTGCGTGCGATCGTGGACGCGCCGGTCCCGGTGATCGCCAAGGTCACCGGCGCGGCCGCGGGCGTCGGTGTGGGCATCGCGCTGGCCGCCGACCTGGTCTACGCCGCCGAGGACTCCTACCTGCTGCTGGCCTTCATCAACATCGGCCTGATGCCCGACGGCGGCGCGGCCGCGCTGGTCGCCGCCGCGGCCGGTCGCCCGCTGGCCGCGAAGATGGCGCTGCTGGGCGAGCGGCTGCCCGCCGCCGAGGCGCACAAGGCCGGCCTGTTCACCGCCGTGCTGCCCGCGGACGAGCTGGACGCCGCGGTCGAGGCGGTGGCCGCGAAGGTCGCCGCGGGCCCGCGTCGCGCGCTCGAGCTCACCAAGCGCGCGCTGAACCAGAGCACCCTGGCCACCCTGGACGAGACGCTGGCCGCCGAGAAGACGGGCCAGTCCGAGCTGCTGCAGTCGCCGGACTTCGTCGAGGGCGCGACCGCCATGCTGACCAAGCGCAAGCCGGTCTTCGGCGACTAG
- a CDS encoding ABC transporter permease, producing MSSVQTTATVTATPSEEASATSDQPRTEGFQQLPAVPARSENSPATWARHSLLQCKRLLIGWLRDPATTIQTLVYPAATLLMFKIVLGNAISSATGMPSVYGQVPMICLVAAMSGAVVSALGFKTEKATGLLARFHTMPMNRAAGLTGRLLAEAVRVLITTLFVLAVGLMLGFRFGQGPLAAIALIAIPVMFGVGFAVLVTALATLTEGVLLVSVIGIINTLLMFFNTGFVPVFAYPTWLQDVVANQPMSTAIDAMRGLSYGGPVAEPLLKTVAWTLGLIVVFAWPAVRGYRRAAETS from the coding sequence ATGAGTTCGGTGCAGACCACGGCGACAGTCACGGCGACCCCATCGGAGGAGGCGAGCGCGACGAGCGATCAACCGCGGACCGAGGGCTTCCAGCAGTTGCCCGCGGTGCCCGCGCGATCGGAGAACTCACCGGCCACCTGGGCCCGGCACAGCCTGCTGCAGTGCAAGCGGCTGCTGATCGGCTGGCTGCGCGACCCCGCGACCACCATCCAGACGCTGGTGTATCCGGCGGCCACCCTGCTGATGTTCAAGATCGTGCTCGGCAACGCCATCTCCTCGGCCACCGGGATGCCCTCGGTCTACGGCCAGGTGCCGATGATCTGCCTGGTCGCGGCCATGTCGGGTGCGGTGGTCAGCGCGCTGGGGTTCAAGACCGAGAAGGCCACCGGCCTGCTGGCCCGCTTCCACACCATGCCGATGAACCGGGCCGCGGGCCTGACCGGTCGGTTGCTGGCCGAGGCGGTCCGCGTGCTCATCACCACGCTGTTCGTCCTCGCCGTCGGCCTGATGCTCGGGTTCCGTTTCGGTCAGGGTCCGCTGGCCGCGATCGCGCTCATCGCGATCCCGGTGATGTTCGGGGTCGGCTTCGCGGTGCTGGTCACCGCGCTGGCCACGCTGACCGAGGGGGTGCTGCTGGTCAGCGTCATCGGCATCATCAACACACTGCTGATGTTCTTCAACACCGGCTTCGTCCCCGTCTTCGCCTACCCGACCTGGCTGCAGGACGTCGTCGCCAACCAGCCGATGAGCACCGCCATCGACGCCATGCGCGGCCTGTCCTACGGCGGTCCGGTCGCCGAGCCGCTACTGAAGACCGTCGCCTGGACCCTCGGCCTGATCGTCGTGTTCGCCTGGCCCGCCGTCCGCGGGTACCGGCGCGCCGCCGAGACCAGCTGA
- a CDS encoding alpha/beta hydrolase, with translation MIATTALFAGLVSGLGVSSATADPIMESGALLADPVAPNGSRISRAEVKDDRNLRLYVHSAAMDEDIIIDVQRPADASVPRPTLYLLNGAGGGEDSASWVAKSNALDFLSDKNVNVIQPIGGKWSYYTDWIKDDPELGRNKWKTFFTEELPPLVDGALGTNGVNAIAGLSTSGTTVLALPIAKPGLYKAAAAYSGCAQTSDPVGAQFIKLTVETWGGGDVENMWGPEGSEEWVENDPYVNAEKLRGLDLYISTGNGLPGPYDTLDGPYALPGSYGLANQIIIGGIIEAGTNYCTNNLKNRLDSLGIPATYNFRPNGTHSWGYWNEEFPKSWPVLAKGLGI, from the coding sequence CTGATCGCGACCACCGCGCTGTTCGCCGGACTGGTCTCCGGCCTCGGCGTCTCCTCCGCGACGGCTGACCCGATCATGGAGTCCGGCGCGCTGCTGGCCGATCCCGTCGCCCCCAACGGCTCGCGCATCTCCCGCGCCGAGGTCAAGGACGACCGCAACCTGCGCCTCTACGTCCACTCGGCCGCGATGGACGAGGACATCATCATCGACGTCCAGCGCCCGGCCGACGCCTCGGTGCCCCGGCCGACGCTGTACCTGCTCAACGGCGCGGGCGGCGGCGAGGACTCGGCGTCCTGGGTCGCCAAGTCCAACGCCCTGGACTTCCTGTCCGACAAGAACGTCAATGTCATCCAGCCCATCGGCGGTAAGTGGAGCTACTACACCGACTGGATCAAGGACGATCCCGAGCTGGGCCGCAACAAGTGGAAGACCTTCTTCACCGAGGAGTTGCCCCCGCTGGTCGACGGCGCGCTGGGCACCAACGGCGTGAACGCCATCGCGGGCCTGTCCACCTCCGGCACCACCGTGCTGGCCCTGCCGATCGCCAAGCCCGGCCTGTACAAGGCCGCCGCCGCCTACAGCGGCTGCGCGCAGACCAGTGACCCGGTCGGCGCGCAGTTCATCAAGCTGACCGTCGAGACCTGGGGCGGCGGCGACGTCGAGAACATGTGGGGCCCGGAGGGCTCGGAGGAGTGGGTCGAGAACGACCCCTACGTGAACGCCGAGAAGTTGCGCGGCCTCGACCTCTACATCTCCACCGGCAACGGCCTGCCCGGCCCGTACGACACCCTCGACGGCCCCTACGCGCTGCCCGGCTCCTACGGCCTGGCCAACCAGATCATCATCGGCGGCATCATCGAGGCGGGCACCAACTACTGCACCAACAACCTCAAGAACAGGCTCGACTCGCTCGGCATCCCCGCCACCTACAACTTCCGCCCCAACGGCACCCACTCCTGGGGCTACTGGAACGAGGAGTTCCCCAAGTCCTGGCCGGTGCTGGCCAAGGGCCTCGGCATCTGA
- a CDS encoding TetR/AcrR family transcriptional regulator has protein sequence MVAEHGEVELATSRPGPGGRTAAAKSAGTETAVATGNGANRANGESGVRRRPKDRKAQIVRAAARAFSERGYYPVGVDEIAAEVGISGPALYRHFANKYALLVAAAEIGAQHLLQVVQAADDPNLDPEPRLDALIKALSEYTIEIRREAGLYRWERRYLEAEDRRRIRRVYDDLNDTVAAPIARLRPGLDQADLRILAASMMSAIASIAHHRTALSSARLMPLLRDMSWAVLRADLPPAPPAVEQQPAPRGLPVTSKREQLLTEAIRIFGRQGYHEASIEEIGAAVGINASSVYRYFSSKADLLAAAFHRTGDRVSLAITEALAESTSRPDAARRIAERQAKLTFGMPEIMPVYYAEFSNLPQAEQHKLRAIQRQNILEWANLLDGDPIEARFRVHAAIGQVIDVGRLLRFDARPAQLARVTTLMEAVLLGANTREPS, from the coding sequence ATGGTCGCGGAACACGGCGAGGTCGAACTCGCGACATCGCGGCCGGGCCCGGGCGGGAGAACGGCGGCCGCGAAATCCGCGGGGACGGAGACGGCGGTGGCGACGGGCAACGGCGCGAATCGGGCGAACGGCGAATCCGGCGTGCGCCGCAGGCCCAAGGACCGTAAAGCGCAGATCGTGCGGGCGGCGGCCAGGGCGTTCAGCGAACGCGGCTACTACCCGGTCGGCGTCGACGAGATCGCCGCCGAGGTCGGTATCTCCGGGCCCGCGCTGTACCGGCACTTCGCCAACAAGTACGCCCTGCTCGTCGCCGCCGCGGAAATCGGCGCCCAGCATCTGCTGCAGGTCGTACAGGCGGCCGACGACCCGAATCTCGACCCCGAGCCCCGCTTGGACGCGCTGATCAAAGCGCTCAGCGAGTACACCATCGAGATCCGCCGCGAAGCCGGGCTCTACCGGTGGGAACGCCGCTATCTGGAGGCCGAGGACCGTCGCCGCATCCGTCGGGTCTACGACGACCTCAACGACACCGTCGCCGCCCCCATCGCCCGGCTGCGCCCCGGCTTGGATCAGGCCGACCTGCGCATCCTGGCGGCCTCGATGATGAGCGCCATCGCCAGCATCGCCCACCACCGCACCGCGCTGTCCAGTGCCCGGCTCATGCCCCTGCTGCGCGACATGAGCTGGGCCGTGCTCCGCGCGGACCTGCCGCCCGCGCCACCAGCGGTCGAGCAGCAACCCGCGCCCCGCGGCCTGCCGGTCACCTCCAAACGCGAACAACTGCTCACCGAGGCGATCCGCATCTTCGGCCGCCAGGGGTACCACGAGGCCAGCATCGAGGAGATCGGCGCGGCCGTCGGCATCAACGCCTCCAGCGTCTACCGGTACTTCTCCAGCAAGGCCGACCTGCTCGCCGCCGCTTTCCACCGCACCGGCGACCGCGTCTCGCTGGCCATCACCGAAGCGCTGGCCGAATCCACCAGCAGGCCCGACGCCGCTCGCCGGATCGCCGAACGACAGGCGAAGCTGACCTTCGGCATGCCGGAGATCATGCCGGTCTACTACGCCGAGTTCTCCAACCTGCCGCAGGCCGAACAGCACAAACTGCGTGCCATCCAGCGCCAGAACATCCTCGAATGGGCCAACCTGCTCGACGGCGACCCGATCGAGGCGCGCTTCCGCGTGCACGCCGCGATCGGTCAGGTCATCGACGTCGGCAGGCTGCTGCGCTTCGACGCCCGTCCCGCCCAGCTCGCCCGCGTCACGACCCTCATGGAAGCGGTCCTGCTCGGCGCGAACACCCGAGAGCCCAGCTAG
- a CDS encoding ATP-binding cassette domain-containing protein — protein MPSSPQAESPAGEPAAIDPAVVVEDVHKSFGEVHALRGISFTATKASVLGILGPNGAGKTTTVKVLSTLLRPDSGTAIVAGHDVRIDPAGVRRSIMMTGQYAALDENLSGRENLELFGRLMGLGKSAARKRADTLLEEFDLVGAGKRAVRTFSGGMRRRVDIACGLVVRPEVVFLDEPTTGLDPRSRQGVWDLVNVLKDQGITVLLTTQYLEEADVLSDNIIVIDKGTVIAEGTADELKERTGGSYCEVVPLDPSKLTIAAYALGDLVPAAVLAAAESGDGGDRLSIPAPEGAATLAEALRRLDSAGVELADIALRRPSLDDVFLSITGHSGGHA, from the coding sequence ATGCCGAGTTCCCCCCAGGCCGAATCACCCGCAGGCGAGCCCGCGGCAATCGACCCCGCGGTCGTCGTGGAGGACGTGCACAAATCCTTCGGCGAGGTGCACGCACTGCGCGGCATCAGCTTCACCGCGACCAAGGCGAGCGTGCTCGGCATCCTCGGTCCCAACGGCGCGGGCAAGACCACCACCGTCAAGGTGCTCTCGACGCTGCTGCGCCCGGACTCCGGCACCGCGATCGTCGCCGGCCACGATGTGCGCATCGACCCGGCGGGCGTGCGCCGCTCGATCATGATGACCGGCCAGTACGCCGCCCTCGACGAGAACCTCTCCGGCCGCGAGAACCTCGAGCTGTTCGGCCGACTGATGGGGCTGGGCAAGTCCGCCGCCCGCAAGCGCGCCGACACCCTGCTCGAGGAGTTCGACCTCGTCGGCGCGGGCAAGCGCGCGGTGCGCACCTTCTCCGGCGGCATGCGCAGGCGCGTGGACATCGCCTGCGGCCTGGTGGTGCGCCCCGAGGTGGTCTTCCTCGACGAGCCGACCACCGGTCTGGACCCGCGCAGCCGCCAGGGCGTGTGGGATCTGGTGAACGTCCTCAAGGATCAAGGCATCACCGTCCTGCTGACCACGCAGTACCTCGAAGAGGCCGACGTGCTCAGCGACAACATCATCGTCATCGATAAGGGCACGGTCATCGCCGAGGGCACCGCCGACGAGCTCAAGGAGCGCACCGGCGGCAGCTACTGCGAGGTGGTCCCGCTGGACCCGAGCAAGCTGACCATCGCCGCCTACGCCCTCGGCGATCTGGTGCCCGCGGCGGTGCTGGCCGCAGCCGAGTCCGGCGACGGCGGCGACCGCCTGTCCATCCCGGCCCCCGAGGGCGCGGCCACCCTCGCCGAAGCGCTGCGCAGGCTCGACTCGGCCGGCGTCGAACTGGCCGACATCGCCCTGCGCAGGCCCTCCCTCGACGACGTGTTTCTGTCGATCACCGGCCATTCGGGTGGTCACGCGTGA
- a CDS encoding aldehyde dehydrogenase family protein, with translation MLTSYDPRTGEAVGEYPVQRTADLTRAVRAARGAEKWWGGLGFSKRKRWLLDWKRLIARRADELVELICTETGKPEADATVEVVLAIENLDWAARNAARALGRRTLGRNWLTRNHKATVGYLPLGVVGVLGAWNNPVYTPMGSITYAMAAGNAVVFKPHELTTGVGMWLAESWRELAPEQPVLQAVTGDENTAMGLCRAAVDKIAYSGSEAVARRVISCCAETMTPVVVERHDKGAMIVHVDAKLDDAAEAAVYGAMANAGQNPSGIQRAYVADSVYDTFLHLVADQARRLRPGADRRASYGPMIVESQAEVVRRQVRDALAKGGRAVVGGLESIREPYIQPIVLAEVPEDSLAITGEAIGPVLVVNRVASMEEAAERVDAGGNAVAVAMFTRDVHNIETFAERLRVGVVTINSATAYTGIPALPYGGVGEYGQGHSHGDQGLREFSRTLSIARKRYRGTVDLTTFDRDPRDLRRARRIFQIRHGHRL, from the coding sequence GTGCTGACTTCCTACGACCCACGCACCGGTGAGGCGGTCGGTGAGTATCCCGTGCAGCGCACGGCGGATCTCACCCGCGCGGTGCGCGCCGCCCGCGGTGCCGAGAAATGGTGGGGCGGACTGGGATTCAGCAAACGCAAGCGGTGGTTGCTGGATTGGAAGCGCCTCATCGCGCGCCGGGCGGACGAGCTGGTCGAACTGATCTGCACCGAGACAGGAAAACCGGAGGCCGACGCCACCGTCGAAGTAGTGCTGGCGATCGAGAACCTGGACTGGGCCGCGCGCAATGCCGCGCGCGCACTGGGCAGGCGCACGCTGGGCCGGAATTGGTTGACCCGCAATCACAAAGCCACCGTCGGCTATCTGCCGCTCGGGGTGGTCGGCGTGCTGGGCGCGTGGAACAACCCGGTCTACACGCCGATGGGCTCGATCACCTACGCCATGGCGGCGGGCAACGCGGTGGTGTTCAAGCCGCACGAGCTGACCACCGGCGTGGGGATGTGGCTGGCCGAGAGCTGGCGCGAGCTGGCTCCCGAGCAGCCGGTGCTGCAGGCGGTGACCGGGGACGAGAACACCGCGATGGGCCTGTGCCGGGCCGCGGTGGACAAGATCGCCTACTCCGGGTCGGAGGCCGTCGCGCGGCGGGTGATCTCCTGCTGCGCGGAGACCATGACGCCGGTGGTGGTGGAGCGCCACGACAAGGGCGCGATGATCGTGCACGTCGACGCGAAGCTCGACGACGCCGCCGAGGCCGCGGTGTACGGGGCGATGGCCAACGCGGGCCAGAATCCCAGCGGCATCCAGCGCGCGTACGTGGCCGATTCGGTCTACGACACGTTCCTGCACCTGGTGGCCGATCAGGCGCGGCGGTTGCGGCCGGGGGCGGACCGGCGCGCGTCCTACGGGCCGATGATCGTGGAATCGCAGGCCGAGGTGGTGCGCAGGCAGGTGCGTGACGCGCTGGCCAAGGGCGGGCGCGCGGTGGTCGGCGGGCTGGAGTCGATCCGCGAGCCCTACATCCAGCCGATCGTGCTGGCCGAGGTGCCCGAGGACAGCCTGGCGATCACCGGCGAGGCGATCGGTCCGGTGCTGGTGGTCAACCGGGTGGCGAGCATGGAGGAGGCCGCCGAACGAGTCGATGCCGGCGGCAACGCGGTCGCGGTCGCGATGTTCACCCGCGATGTGCACAACATCGAGACCTTCGCCGAGCGGCTGCGCGTGGGAGTGGTGACGATCAACTCCGCCACCGCCTACACCGGTATCCCCGCGCTGCCCTACGGCGGCGTCGGCGAGTACGGACAGGGCCACAGCCACGGCGACCAGGGTCTGCGCGAATTCAGCCGCACGCTGTCGATCGCCCGCAAGCGGTACCGGGGCACGGTCGACCTGACGACCTTCGACCGGGATCCCCGCGATCTCCGCCGGGCCAGGAGGATTTTCCAGATACGCCACGGCCACCGCCTGTGA
- a CDS encoding ABC transporter permease → MTAVAEHPRTDLFAALPQAKPSSFAQWRALTGRVVWTMATKGELVVAFVTPLVFTLGFYLPLRYVMKFQGIDYAQFVMPIIVLQTMSVTMLSNAQLAAFEAMTGLSTRLQTMPIGTLVPFCSRISAGLVRSLTSLVGALLFGHMIGFRFEAGVGQAVLFCVFSVAVGTVLAVGADGLGSLTKSPEQLSQALTLPTLIFGMLSCGFVPERNFPEWIQPFVRNQPISQFSFALRDMAADGVSWGVLWVPLAWVVGLALVFTPFAVWASVRRA, encoded by the coding sequence GTGACCGCCGTCGCCGAGCACCCCCGCACCGACCTGTTCGCCGCGCTTCCGCAGGCGAAGCCCTCGTCGTTCGCCCAGTGGCGCGCGCTCACCGGTCGCGTGGTGTGGACGATGGCCACCAAGGGCGAGCTGGTCGTCGCGTTCGTTACCCCGCTGGTCTTCACCCTCGGCTTCTATCTGCCGCTGCGCTACGTGATGAAGTTCCAGGGCATCGACTACGCGCAGTTCGTCATGCCCATCATCGTGCTGCAGACCATGTCGGTCACCATGCTCTCCAATGCCCAGCTGGCCGCCTTCGAGGCGATGACCGGCCTGAGCACCCGGCTGCAGACCATGCCGATCGGCACGCTGGTGCCGTTCTGCTCGCGCATCAGCGCCGGCCTCGTGCGTTCGCTGACCTCACTGGTCGGCGCGCTGCTGTTCGGTCACATGATCGGCTTCCGCTTCGAGGCGGGCGTGGGGCAGGCCGTGTTGTTCTGCGTCTTCTCCGTGGCGGTCGGCACCGTGCTCGCGGTCGGCGCCGACGGCCTGGGCAGCCTGACCAAGAGCCCCGAGCAGCTCAGCCAGGCGCTCACCCTGCCGACGCTCATCTTCGGCATGCTCTCCTGCGGGTTCGTGCCCGAACGCAATTTTCCTGAATGGATCCAGCCGTTCGTGCGCAATCAGCCGATCTCCCAGTTCTCCTTCGCCCTGCGCGACATGGCCGCGGACGGCGTGAGCTGGGGCGTGCTGTGGGTGCCGCTGGCGTGGGTCGTCGGTTTGGCTTTGGTGTTCACCCCGTTCGCGGTGTGGGCGAGTGTGAGGCGGGCATGA